In the genome of Blastopirellula retiformator, the window CTGGTCGACGCCGGCGAAGTCTTGTCGGTGGTCAAAGCGGCTCCACCACAATCAAAAAAACGCCGAAAACCAGACCGAGGCGAAAATTCCTCCCAACCCAAGAGTCGCCGGCCGCAAACCGACGATGACGCTTCCAAAGACTCATAACGCAACACGCCGCATCGCGCTTCCAACCTAACCTTTCGCCCAACGACCACCCGCGACATGACCGACGAAACCTATTCCGACTTTATGCGGATGCTGAAAGACGATCCGCGTTTTAAGCTGGAAGCGTACCAGTTTGTGCGCGAAGCGCTCTCCTTCGGCCAGAATCAGTTTGAACTGGACGACGAAGATATTGAGGACGAAGATCTCGACCTTGATGAAGAGTTGATCCTGGACGAAGACGAAGAGTTCGACGACGAGGATGACGATCCTAGTTGGCATGAGCAGGAACGGCACCTGACCGGACAAATGCTGTGCGAAGCGATCCGCAATTTCGCTCTCCAGCAGTATGGCTTGATGGCTAAGACGGTCCTCAACAGCTGGGGCGTCGAAACGACCGGCCATTTTGGCGACATCGTCTACAACCTGATCGACATCGGGATGATGAAGAAGTCGCCGCAGGACCGCCGCGAAGACTTTGACGACGTCTACGACTTTGAAGAAGCGCTGGTCCGCAATTTCCGCATCGAAGTCTCGGAGGAGTCGTCGTCGCGATGAGCCGCCCCAAAAAGAAATCGCCGCCGCCGGTCGAGCTTTCTCCCTACATGCTGCCGACCTGCGATCCGCCCAAAGCGCAACCCAAGGTGGTGCGATTTCTATTGGTGTTGTTGGCAGGCTGGTTGCTATTTCTGGTCGCGATGGCGTCCGACAAGCTCTAACTGCCTGTTGAAAAATGCCATCGTGGCATTTTCCAACCTCGCCAAGCTCAGAGCGTAGCTCTTCGCGGCTCGCATCCATGCGATCACGCAGTCCGTCGAGAAAATCAACGGACTACCAAGGCCCTTAGCCTTTCTCGACACGCAACAAAAGAAGCCGCCTTCGAACGCGCGACTAGGCGCGTTCCAAGGCGGCATTCGATGCAGCCGGCCAAGGGCGAACCCCCGGAATCAGCGATCCCTTGTGGGCGTTCGCCGGAAAGCGCTCGCTTGATATCGACGCTCCGGTTGATCCTTGGTGGAGGATCTGCCGATAGCGCCTACCAGCCGAGACTCGCCGCAATTATCGAGGAAAGGGAACATGTGGTGCGACTTATTTGTCGCGGGCGGGCGAATCGCGATCAATCAAGCGAGCAGAAAACCGGCTGCTCGTGGTGGTACGACGTCTCTCCGTCGTCCCGACGGCAATCTCGCGCATCCCTTCGCGTCAACTCACTTATGAAAAGGTCTTCCTAGCGGGTGAATCTTACCCAAGGGAGGAATGACCGAACGTGACGCTCTTTATGAGAGTATTGTTTGACGTTGCGAGCGCCGGACGATTTCATCTAGCAGGCCCGATTTGATTCTCAACAACGTCAAAATCGTTGCTTTCAAGAACGTCACCCTAGCGAAACCCAAAACGAAGTTCAAGAAAAAACTGGCGGATAATATCCAAGAGTGGGGATTTTTCCTCGACTTGATGCGCATGCGGTCAGATGCCAGAATCTTGGCTTGCCTCTTTTAATGCGCAAACCCCTTTTCGCTGCGCTGATCCATCCACTAAGGTCGATCGGTACGAGGTACTCGCGAAAGAAATCGATCGCGACTTTGCGCCCTGCATGGAGTTCAATCCAAAGATGAAGATCGTTCCCCTTGGTGACAATCTGGTGTTGAAACGTCTCGACGCCGAAGAGACGACCGCCGGAGGCATCGTGCTTCCCAGTTCTGCCCAAGAGAAGCCGAAACAAGGACGCGTCCTCAGCGTCGGCGATGGGCGACTGCTGGCCGACGGCAAGCGGGCCGCACATGACGTTAAGGAAGGGGACCGCGTCTTGTTCTCCGCCTGGGCGGGAACCGAAATCAAAGTGGACGATCAAGAACTGTTGATCATGAGCGAGTCCGAAATATTAGCGGTACTCGAATAACCAATACAACCAGAACTTGCTGGCCTGTTGCGCCAGCGGTCCTAGAATGGAAGCGTCCCTCCAATAAATCGGGGTGGCAGGCCAGTCGCCATATTCGCCGGTTTTGAAGCGGTAGCGAACGAAAGCTCCGCTTCCAGGTACTTTCATTCCAGAAGAGGAAAACTTGATGCGTGCACTTTTCTCACTTCGCCGAGGACTGGCCATCGCTGCGCTGGTCGCTTTCTGCTCGCCCCTGATGGCCGCCGATGATCGAGCCGCCTACGACAAGGCGATCACTTCGGCCGTCAACTTCTTGGCCTCCCAACAAAACAAAGACGGCTCGTTTAGCGAATCGTCGCCGATCGGCGTCACCGGGCTGTGTGCCGCCGGTATCTTGGAGCATGGCCGCACCGCCGATGATCCGACGGTGAAGAAGGCGCTGACCTACTTGGAATCGCAAGTCAAAGAAGATGGCGGCATCTACGCCGAGGGAAGCAACCACAAGAACTACGAAACGTCGCTCGCCGTTTTGGCGTTCGCCGCCGGTAACAAAGATGGTCGTTACGACAAACTGCTGGCCGGTACCGACAAGTTCCTGAAGGGGATCCAATGGGACGCCAGCGAACACAAAGATGAAACCGATCCGTTTTACGGCGGCGCCGGTTACGGCGGGCACAAACGTCCCGACCTGTCGAACACCGCCTTCATGATGGAAGCGCTCAAAGCGACCGGTAACGGTCCCGATGACAAAGCGATGAAGAAGGCGCTCGTTTTCGTTTCCCGCTGCCAGAACCTGGAATCGGAACACAACACCTCCGAGTTCCCGGCCAAGAACCCCGACGGCGGTTTCTACTACACCATCGCCGCTGGCGGCAGCAGCCAAGCCGGCGAAACCCCCAACGGCGGTCTGCGGAGCTACGGCTCGATGACCTACGCCGGTCTGAAGAGCATGATCTATGCGGGTCTCGACAAAGAAGACCCACGCGTGAAGGCCGCCTCGGAGTGGCTCGGCAAGCATTACACCTTGGACGAAAACCCAGGCATGGGTCAGCAAGGTTTGTTCTACTACTACGTCACCGCCGCCAAAGCGCTCGACGCGTTCGGCGAAGAAGAGTTCGTCACCGCCGATGGCGCCAAACATGCCTGGCGTGCCGAACTGCGGAAAGAACTGCTGGGCCGTCAACAAGCCGACGGTAGCTGGGTCAACGAAACGACCCGCTGGATGGAAGGGAACCCGCTGCTAGTCACCGGCTATACGCTGCTGGCCCTGAAGCACGCCCAACCCGACGCCGGCAAGTAAGCGGCTGTCGCCAAGCGGAAATCATTCAAACATGCCAAGCCTTGTGCTTGGCATGTTTTTTTGTGCGCATTCGCTGGGCTAGAATCGACCCAACCGCACATCCAAGATTAGAAGTTGCTCATGCACAATCGCTCAAATTTTTATCGCCTCTGGTTGGTCATGCTGCTAGGCATCGGCTTGGCCGCTTGCGATCACCGGCAGGCGGTCGAAACCTCCCAGTGGACCAATCCCAACGGCAGCATCCGTTGGCCGCCCAGCGAAGGTTTCGCCGGCAAGCCGAGCGATGTCGAGATCGCGGTCGGCGTCGAGCTTGAGCGTTGGGGTTATCCCGGCGGCACGTTCGTCTCGAACCTGGGCGTTCCCCCGGCCGATCTCTCGCTCGCGCCAGGCACGCTCAAGAAGCCGCACTATGTCTATCGCGTTCTCAAGCCGCTGCCGGCGCTCGAAGGAAAAGCGGCGCCCTGGTTCGATCACCCCGGCGGCGGCGTGCAGTACGACCTGGTGAAGTCGGTCGAGCATTGGCTTACCGACGGCTATTTAGAAGTGGTGACGCTCGAAGGGAAGCTGGAACAATCGTTTACGACCCTGGAAGAAGCGGTTGCCGCCGAGATCTTGTCGCTGGAAGGAGGCTTGCCCAACGAAGCGCATGTCCTGGAGCAGTTGGCCGATGGAACATGGAGCACCTATTATAGCGAGCGAGGGCGTAAGACCGGGCTGCAAACGTTTGCGACCGAGGAAGAGGCCCGCGATGATTTGAAGCGGCGGATCGAAGGCTGGCGATGACCACTACGAGTTTCGCGACGATCTCCATTTTGCTCTAGGTAGTCTTCGCCGCCGGTCGTTATGTTGACGGCTGGTTTCGTGGCCCCTATCTGGAGAATCTGATGCACATGATCATCATCTGTTTGTTGCTAGCGGCAACTTGGTCTCCGAATGACTCGGTCGAGACGATTTCGTTGATCCCAGGTTGGGCCCAAAAAAGTCAGATCGAGCGAAACGTCGATTCGTTCCTATGGCGACACTTCCCGCACGCGACTCCTGCGGTGCCGACGCCGCTCAAGCCGCCGTTAGATTGGCGTACTATCACGCCGGGCGGGCCGATCATTCAGGAAGAAGAAGAGGTAAGCATGGGGCTTGATATTCCCACGTCAAAGAAGGTCGTCATTCGGGGCAAAAGGGTCGGCACGGTCGCGCCGACGATTATTATCACCGAGGAAGAAGAAGAGACTCTGACGCTGGATGATCTGGGCGAATGAGATTCAGAACCACGCGTTGAGTAGAGGAACGTCCGTCGTCTTCGTGTTCGGTTCATCGCCCGGCCGTATTCTCTCGGCAGATGATTGCCGACTGCTGGCGGGCCTCTGGCCTTCTATCTGCGCAAAAAAACGGCCTTGGCGTGTTTACCAAGGCCGTTCTTGTTATCAGGGTTGAAGCGTGCGGACGCGATCGTCCGAAGCGTGGTTAAGCGAAATTACTCTTCGCTATCGTCCCACTCTTCTTCGTCGTCCTCTTCGTATTCGTACTCTTCTTCGTCCTCGTACTCTTCATCATCCTCTTCGTATTCTTCGTCGTCGTCCTCGTACTCTTCGTCGTCTTCGACCTCTTCCCACTCGGTCTCTTCGTCTTCGTCGTACTCTTCGTCGTCGTCTTCGTCTTCGTCGTCTACTTCTTCATACTCTTCATCGTCGTCTTCATACTCTTCTTCATCTTCCTCGTACTCTTCGTACTCCTCTTCGTCGTCTTCATACTCTTCATCGTCTTCGTATTCGTCGTCTTCTTCGTCTTCGATCGGCGCTTGCGCCAGCGGGAACGCCAGAGTCAGCGACAGTTCGTCTTCCGCGGTGCGAGAAACTTCGGGAAACAGCGTGATCGACACGTTAAGCTCCTTTTCACTCCGCACGGCCATCGGCCGTCGATTCAGTACAGGGTGTGGTTTCGTTCGTATTCGAATCCCCAATCGGACGTCGGAAGTCGTCCGCTCGAGGCAAATCATCTAAATTCCGTAACCCAAACATACGCAGGAACGTTCGGGTTGTGGAGTACAGGTAAGGCCGACCCAACTCTTCGCTGCGGCCGCTGATTTTGACCAGGTCGCGATCCATCAACTGTCGCAGCATTTCTCCGCAGTTGACGCCACGGATCGCTTCGACGTCGGCCCGCAGTACGGGTTGCCGATAAGCGACGACCGCTAGCGTCTCCATCGCCGGCGAACTAAGTCCCGCCGCAACCGGTTGGTTTCCTAATCGGCGGATCCAGTCGGCGAACTTCGGTCGCGTCATCAACTGGTAGCCCCCAGCCGACTGTTCGATGCGAAACGCCCGATGGGCCGCGTCATACAGGCGGTTGAGGAAACGAATCAGTGTACGGGCTTCAGTTCCGTCCGCCAAGTTGGCGAGTTGGGCCAATTTGCGGCTGGAAAGGGGCTCTCGCGCCAGAAACAAAATCGCTTCCAAGCGCTGCATCCGCGAGTCCCGATATTTGCTTTCGGTCTTCTTCGCAGGAGCAGTCCGGCGTTTTATTCGGCCAGCGGGCCGCCGGTTCTTGCGGAATTTCGCCGACCAGGCCGAAGTTGCGCTACCGGCGAGTCGACGTCGATACGTCCAATGTCGAAGGCAAGTAGGCATTGCAGGCGCTCAATGGCCAAATCGAAGGGGCGAAAATACGATTGGTCGCTATTTTAGCGAGATTGCGAAACTCCGCGAGTTCTCAGCTCGTCGTGCCACTGCCGCAGCAGCTCGAGCGTCTTTTGCATCGCGTCGATCGGGTGCTCGGCGGTCGCTTCAAACCGCTCCGATTCTTCCTGGCCCCCAAAGCGGACCTTGGCCACGCAATGAAAGCGGTAAATCCGCGGTTTGTCGCCCCAGGCTTCCAGACGATAGTAGGAAGCCCCCATTTGCTGCAATTCGTCCTCTAAATCGCTCGATCGCTGTGATAAAATGCCATCAAGGGCCTTTCCTAACGAAGGGCCGTGCTCGTCGAAGACCGGGACGATCTTGTCCGAGCCTGGCGTCTGCCGCGATTCGGCGAAGGGATCCTCGGCCAGCGGAAAAGCACGTCCCTCGGGGGTCGGCTCTTCCCGCAATGGCGTCCGGACTGGTGGTTTGACGAGCGGTTTTTCGCCTGAGTCGACGCCGTTTGGCTCCGATGTCGATTGCTCAAATGCAGCCACGACGCGGCGCAAACCATCGGGCGCAAGCGCCGCGGCCGGCAAGAATATCAAGAAGCCCAGCATCACCAACGATCGCAGGGTGACGGACCCGGAAGACTCGTGACTCACGTACGTTCCTGACCTTTGTTTTTCCTATCGAAGCGCAGAATCTTAGGTGGATAACCGCTGGTCGGAAATACGATTTTCCGCCAATATCCCGTATTTTTCCAGTTCTCTCCTCCAAATTGGGTCGCCTGCGGCCGCTAGCAACCCCAGTCCGAATCTTCTCCTTCAACAGCCGTAGAGACAGCACCGATGGCCAATCCTCCGATCTTTCCACGCAGGCCGTCCCCTGGCGCAGGCCGCAGTTGGCCGATCATTTTTCCGGTGGTCGTCTTCAGCGTGATCATCGCGTTTGTGATGCTGATCGTCTGCTCGGGCGGTTTTCTCCTGGTCACCGGAACCCAGTTCCATCCCGAAGGATTCCGCATTCGCCGCTTTGTCGCCCTCCGCATTCCGATCATCGGCGTTCAGGCCGGCGGCACGACGTACACCGACGATACTCCACAATTGTCCAAGTTATTGGTCAACAAGGGTTGGATCGCTCGAGCTCCACTGAAACCAGCCGAAGCGGAGTGGGAGTTGATCGAAATCGATGGAGACTGGAAAGGATCGCCAAGATACCTGACCGACTATCTCCGCGATGACACGACCCGCGTTAGCCTCAACCAATGGAGCGAAGACAACCCGCTGTTGGCAGGGATGCTGTGGAGTGAAATCGAACAGGCAGCCAAGCTGAAGCTCTATTGGATGGCGCCAGAGATGATCAACAAGATGATCGATTTCTCGCAGCTGAAGCCGGTATCGAAGTCGCTTACCAAGGATGCCCGAGCCGATCAAGCCAAAAAGACGCTGACCGCCTACCTGCTGACCAGCTACCAACAGACGCAAACCGGCGCCAAAGCGAGCGGCGAAACCGAACTTGCCTCCGCCTGCGCGAAGCAGATCGAACGCCTGGAGAGCGTCGGCGTCGTTATCCCCACGAAGGCGAAAACGCCGGAAAAACAAGGGGATACGCAGTCGAAGAAGGAAAACGAGGAGAAGTCGGACCCCAAGAAATCGGACGAGAAACAGGAAGTCGAAGCCGAGGTCGACTCCGAGGATGCGTTTGAGTGAAACGCCAGCCGATCTATCTCGACAACAACGCGACGACCCGCATCGATCGGCAAGTCGCCGAGACTCTTTCGCACGCGTGGAGCCAGGGGTACGTGAACCCCTCGAGCCAACATGCGCTGGGACGCCGCAGTCGCGCGGCGCTGGAAACGGCCAAAGAAGATCTGCTGAAGGGGATCGGGGCGCAAACCCAAGGTTTCGCCAGTGACGAACTGCTGCTAACCAGCGGCGGTACCGAGTCGAACAACCTGGCGATTTTCGGTCTGGTCAAGCCGCAGCCGGGCAAGGTGATCGTCTCGTCGATCGAACATCCCAGCGTTTCGGCGGCGGCCGATCTCCTCCGCATGCGGGGGTACGACGTGCAGGCGATTCGCGTTCAGCAAAACGGATTGGTCGACCTCGATCACTTCCGCCAACTACTGTCGCCTGATACGCAATTGGTCAGCATGATGCTGGCCAACAACGAGACCGGCGTGCTGCAACCGGTCGCCGAAATGGCCGCGATGTGCCGAGAAATTGAGGTCAAAACGCATACCGACGCCGTCCAGGCAGTCGGCAAATCGGATGTCCAGTTCCGCGAACTGGGCGTCGATGCATTGACCCTGACCGCACACAAGATGCATGGCCCGCGCGGTGTCGGCGGGCTGGTATTGCGACATGGCGTGCAGATCTCCCCGCAACTGCATGGGGGAGGGCAGCAACTAGCGAAACGCCCTGGGACCGAGCCGGTTGAGCTAGGAATCGCCATGACCGAGGCGCTGCGGTTGTCGCTCGCCGCGAAGGCGGACTACGCCGAGATTGCCCAATTGCGGGCCGAAATGGAAGCGAGCTTGCGAGAGATCGATCCAACGGCGGTCATTCATGGCGCTGATGTGGCGCGACTTCCGCACACGATCAGCGTCTCATTTCCGGGGATCGATCGTCAGGCTTTAGTAATGGCGGTCGACCTGGCAGGGGTCTGTATTTCGACTGGTTCGGCCTGTGCGAGCGGGTCGAGCGAGCGGTCTCCGGTGCTGATCGCGATGGGGCTGGAAAACGACCAAATTGAGAGCGCGGTGAGGATAAGTTTGGGCCGGGATACGACCGGCGACGAAGCCCGCGAGGCGTTAAGTCGTATCTCCAAATGTGTCAACAACTTACGATGAACAATTAAACGCCAATCTAGCCCCTCTGAGGCTATTCATTCGCCCGAAAATTCGCTATAATCCGGGCTTGAAAAAAAGCTTGTCGCAAGCACATTGCGGCTGCTTCTTCTGGCCGTTAACGGAGTCTCGGTGAATACGGACGTTTTCGCCATCGGTTTACCCTGGGCGCCTGGTGCGCCGGATGGCTCGTCCCCAGAGACGATGCCCGGTGGAGCGGTGCGCCGTTTTCTCGGCGGTCCCGAAAATCGTCTCGTTCGCACGGCTGTTGAAGCGCTCGACGCCCCCACGCCCCCCTGGAATCCGGTCGTTTTCTACGGCCCAACAGCGACTGGAAAAAGCCATTTAGCGGCTGGTTTGCTGGCGCGGTGGAAACAGGCTCGCCCCGATTCTCAGGTCGTAACTACAACGGGCGCAGACTTTTCCCGCGTTATTACGACAGCCGCTCGTCGTGGAGAACCTGTCGATTTCATGTCGATGTGGAAGTCGGTCGATGCGCTGCTGATTGACAATTTACACGAATTGGCGAATTTTCCCTCGGCGCAAGAGCAACTCTCCTTGCGGCTCGACGAATTGGTCGCGGCCGATCGGTTAGTGCTGGCGACGTGCGTTGGTAATCCGCTCGAGAACTACTCGTTGTCGCGACGCCTGGTCAGCCGGCTCGCCTCAGGATTGTTGGTGCCGGTCGAGCCTCCCAGCGCGTTGACGAGGCAAGCGTTGGCGGTTCACTTCGCTTTGCAACATCAGGTCGACATGACCGCGCCGGCCGCCAAGCAGTTGGCCGAAGCGTTCGCGGTCAATCTGCCGCAGCTGCAGGGGCTGCTGTTGGAGCTATTCGCGAAAGAGTTTGGCGCCGCGCCGCAGTTGGGCAAGATGCGGCGCATCGATTCGCTCGCGGCACGGCGGTTCATTTCGGCCAAGCTGACCGGACGGACGCCAACATTGCAGTCGATCTCGTCCGCGGCGGCTCGCTACTACCAGGTCAGGCTTGCCGATTTGCGGGGACCGTCGCGGCGGCAGTCAATTGTGGCGGCCCGTGACGCGGGGATTTACCTGGCCCGCAAGTTGACGCAATCGAGCTTCGCCGCGATCGGCAAACATTTCGGCGGGCGCGATCACACGACGATCATGCACTCGATTCAAAAGTTAGAAGCACGGCGCAAGCGGGAAGCGGCGACGCAATCGGCGCTGGACGAACTAGAACGACTCATCCAACGGCAAGCGTCATGAATCACGAACCTCGAAGTTGCGATGGGGAAAAGATGGCGCGCAAGTGGCGCGCAATGTCGATAGATTGGGCCGCTAGCGACATGAGAATTTCGCTTGTGATTAACCAACCGATTAGCGACACGCTAGCGCCGCGAAAAAGACGGTTGCGCGCCTACTTTTCCACCACGTAGAATTTTGCTTTGACTCGATGATTTACGAGTCCAAGAGTCGATAGCGAGACGACTATCGACGGCCCCAGACTTCGCCTTACTACTACGACTTTGATTTAAAAAGACATATAAGAAGAGAACCGGCGAGACAATGAAAATCACATTTGATCGGGAACAGTTCCAGCAGGCCTTCCAAACCGCAGCCGCCGTAGCGCCCTCACGAAGTCCGAAGCCGATTCTGCAAAACGTCAAACTCGACGCAACCGAAAGCGGCGCGATTATTATGGCGACCGATATGGAAGTCGGCGTTCGAATTGAGGTCTCTGGAGTCGAAGTTGAAGCGCCCGGCAGTATTGTGTTGCCGGTGCAACGGTTTGGGTCAATCTTGCGGGAAGTAGGTGATGAGAAGCTCAAGATCACCCGCGAAGAAGGGGGTACCATCGTCCAAGGTGAGCGGAGTAAGTTTACCCTGTCGACAGAGAACCCCGAAGAGTTTCCCGCCGTTCACTCCTTTACCGAGTCGAAGTACCACGAGCTTTCGGCCCGCACGCTGAAAGAACTGATCCGCCGCACCCTGTTCGCGGCCGATAGCGAGAGCGGCCGTTACGCGCTCGGCGGCATCTTGCTAGAGATGGAGTCGGAACTGGTAACCGCGGTCGCCACCGACGGACGTCGCCTGTCCAAGATGAGTGGCCCTGCCGTGGCGATCGAAGGGCATGGCGGCGCCAGCGACGTGATGACGATTGTACCGGCTCGCGCAATGCAATTGATCGAACGGGCCCTGACCAACCTGGAAGCGACGGTACAGATTGCGGCTCGCTCGAACGACGTGTTGGTCAAGATTGGCGCCGCGACGATTTATGCCCGCCTGGTGGAAGGTCGTTTCCCGAAATGGCGCGACGTGTTGCCGGAGAAGCGCGACGCCAAGGCGATTGAATTGACCGTGGGTCCAGCGTTCGCCGCGCTGCGTCAAGCGGCAATTGTCGCTTCCGACGAAAGCCGCGGCATCGACTTTACCTTTGGGGGCGGTTCGGCCGTCTTGTCGAGCACGACCGCCGAAGTGGGGCAATCGCACATTGAGTTTCCGATCGCCTACGACGGCGACGCGGTCGAAATCACGATGGACCACCGTTACGTCGCCGACTTTTACAAAGTGCTCGACGGCGAACGCCAGTTCACGCTCAACCTGCAGGACGCCGACAGTGCCGCTCTCTTCTCGACCGACGACAATTATGACTACGTAGTCATGCCGTTGGCTCGCGATCGCTAGGACGCCCGATTAGTCGCCTTGCAAGCGACTGAAAGTAAGGACGGATGAAATCACCACGACGACGTGACGATCGATCCGCAGCTCGCGGACCGCAAGGGATGGGCGACTTGGTCGCCGGGCTGATGGCCCGTAGCGGCTACGGCCAGGTGCAATCGGCCGACGCTTTGCAAGAAGCGTGGATCCAGGCGGCCGGCGAAGAGTTCGCCGCGCATAGTCGCGCCGGTAATGTGAATCGCGGCAAGCTGGAGGTCTGGGTCGAAAACTCGGCGATCTCGCAAGCGATCAGTTTCCAGAAGCGAGAAATCCTGAAACAACTGCAAAACATCGTGCCTGACCGGCGAATCGAGGAGATTCGCATCAAGGTCGGACGCATCCACTAAACGGCCCGCGCGGTGCACCTTCTGCGACGCATAAGGCCCCTCGGACGCACTTCCTTCTGAACAAGGACGTTCTCTAGTAGAAACGATTAAGATCTTCCATGACTGACGAATCGAACCAACCGCTGCCGGAACCGGAAAACAAAGACGCCGCCAAACAAGCCGAAATGGCCAAGGCCAATTCGGAATACATCGCGACCGACTTGGAGCATCTTTCTGACCTGGAGCACGTCCGCGAGCGTCCGAGTATGTACATCGGCGACCGCGGGGTCCGCGGTTTCCATCACCTGGTCTATGAAGTTGTCGATAACTCGATCGACGAAGCGATGGCCGAGTTCGCCTCGGCGATCACCGTCACGATCCACAATGACAACTCGGTCACGGTGGAAGATGACGGCCGCGGCATCCCGGTCGAACGTCACCCGCAACTGTCGGAACAGATCGGCCGCGAAGTCTCGACCCTGGAAGGGGTGATGACGGTGCTGAAGTTCGGCGGCAAGTTTAGCAAGGGCGCCTACCAAACCTCCGGCGGTCTGCACGGCGTCGGCGTGACGGTGGTCAACTTTCTGTCGGAATGGTGTGAAGTCGAAGTCCATCGCGACGGCAGCATCTGGCAGCAAGAGTACCAGCGGGGCGTGCCGCAAGGTCCGGTTCGCAAAGGTGGCGCCACCAAAAAACGGGGAACCAAGACCAGCTTTAAGCCCGACAGCCAGATCTTCTCGGTCAGCAAGTTCAACTACGACACGCTCTTCAAGCGTCTGCAAGAGCTGGCGTTCCTCAACCGCGGCGTAAAGATCATCTTCAAGGATGAGCGAACCGACGAAGGTGGCGAGTTCCAGTACGAACGCGGCATCGTGGAATACGTCGAACATCTTAACCGCGCTTCCACTGCGATGCATCCCGAAGTGATTTCGCTGGAAGGCGTCTCGGAAGAGGTCGGCTTCGACATCGCACTGCAGTACACCGAGGAATACACCGAAAACCTCCACTCCTTCGTCAACAACATCAACACGCACGAAGGGGGAACGCACGTCAGCGGTTTCAAAACGGCCCTGACCCGCACGCTGAACAACTATGCGAAG includes:
- a CDS encoding co-chaperone GroES, with product MKIVPLGDNLVLKRLDAEETTAGGIVLPSSAQEKPKQGRVLSVGDGRLLADGKRAAHDVKEGDRVLFSAWAGTEIKVDDQELLIMSESEILAVLE
- a CDS encoding cysteine desulfurase family protein, whose protein sequence is MKRQPIYLDNNATTRIDRQVAETLSHAWSQGYVNPSSQHALGRRSRAALETAKEDLLKGIGAQTQGFASDELLLTSGGTESNNLAIFGLVKPQPGKVIVSSIEHPSVSAAADLLRMRGYDVQAIRVQQNGLVDLDHFRQLLSPDTQLVSMMLANNETGVLQPVAEMAAMCREIEVKTHTDAVQAVGKSDVQFRELGVDALTLTAHKMHGPRGVGGLVLRHGVQISPQLHGGGQQLAKRPGTEPVELGIAMTEALRLSLAAKADYAEIAQLRAEMEASLREIDPTAVIHGADVARLPHTISVSFPGIDRQALVMAVDLAGVCISTGSACASGSSERSPVLIAMGLENDQIESAVRISLGRDTTGDEAREALSRISKCVNNLR
- a CDS encoding type 1 glutamine amidotransferase family protein, giving the protein MANPPIFPRRPSPGAGRSWPIIFPVVVFSVIIAFVMLIVCSGGFLLVTGTQFHPEGFRIRRFVALRIPIIGVQAGGTTYTDDTPQLSKLLVNKGWIARAPLKPAEAEWELIEIDGDWKGSPRYLTDYLRDDTTRVSLNQWSEDNPLLAGMLWSEIEQAAKLKLYWMAPEMINKMIDFSQLKPVSKSLTKDARADQAKKTLTAYLLTSYQQTQTGAKASGETELASACAKQIERLESVGVVIPTKAKTPEKQGDTQSKKENEEKSDPKKSDEKQEVEAEVDSEDAFE
- a CDS encoding Minf_1886 family protein; protein product: MTDETYSDFMRMLKDDPRFKLEAYQFVREALSFGQNQFELDDEDIEDEDLDLDEELILDEDEEFDDEDDDPSWHEQERHLTGQMLCEAIRNFALQQYGLMAKTVLNSWGVETTGHFGDIVYNLIDIGMMKKSPQDRREDFDDVYDFEEALVRNFRIEVSEESSSR
- a CDS encoding prenyltransferase/squalene oxidase repeat-containing protein, whose translation is MRALFSLRRGLAIAALVAFCSPLMAADDRAAYDKAITSAVNFLASQQNKDGSFSESSPIGVTGLCAAGILEHGRTADDPTVKKALTYLESQVKEDGGIYAEGSNHKNYETSLAVLAFAAGNKDGRYDKLLAGTDKFLKGIQWDASEHKDETDPFYGGAGYGGHKRPDLSNTAFMMEALKATGNGPDDKAMKKALVFVSRCQNLESEHNTSEFPAKNPDGGFYYTIAAGGSSQAGETPNGGLRSYGSMTYAGLKSMIYAGLDKEDPRVKAASEWLGKHYTLDENPGMGQQGLFYYYVTAAKALDAFGEEEFVTADGAKHAWRAELRKELLGRQQADGSWVNETTRWMEGNPLLVTGYTLLALKHAQPDAGK
- the scpB gene encoding SMC-Scp complex subunit ScpB — its product is MQRLEAILFLAREPLSSRKLAQLANLADGTEARTLIRFLNRLYDAAHRAFRIEQSAGGYQLMTRPKFADWIRRLGNQPVAAGLSSPAMETLAVVAYRQPVLRADVEAIRGVNCGEMLRQLMDRDLVKISGRSEELGRPYLYSTTRTFLRMFGLRNLDDLPRADDFRRPIGDSNTNETTPCTESTADGRAE
- a CDS encoding DnaA/Hda family protein, giving the protein MNTDVFAIGLPWAPGAPDGSSPETMPGGAVRRFLGGPENRLVRTAVEALDAPTPPWNPVVFYGPTATGKSHLAAGLLARWKQARPDSQVVTTTGADFSRVITTAARRGEPVDFMSMWKSVDALLIDNLHELANFPSAQEQLSLRLDELVAADRLVLATCVGNPLENYSLSRRLVSRLASGLLVPVEPPSALTRQALAVHFALQHQVDMTAPAAKQLAEAFAVNLPQLQGLLLELFAKEFGAAPQLGKMRRIDSLAARRFISAKLTGRTPTLQSISSAAARYYQVRLADLRGPSRRQSIVAARDAGIYLARKLTQSSFAAIGKHFGGRDHTTIMHSIQKLEARRKREAATQSALDELERLIQRQAS
- a CDS encoding TNT domain-containing protein, which translates into the protein MHNRSNFYRLWLVMLLGIGLAACDHRQAVETSQWTNPNGSIRWPPSEGFAGKPSDVEIAVGVELERWGYPGGTFVSNLGVPPADLSLAPGTLKKPHYVYRVLKPLPALEGKAAPWFDHPGGGVQYDLVKSVEHWLTDGYLEVVTLEGKLEQSFTTLEEAVAAEILSLEGGLPNEAHVLEQLADGTWSTYYSERGRKTGLQTFATEEEARDDLKRRIEGWR
- the dnaN gene encoding DNA polymerase III subunit beta — its product is MKITFDREQFQQAFQTAAAVAPSRSPKPILQNVKLDATESGAIIMATDMEVGVRIEVSGVEVEAPGSIVLPVQRFGSILREVGDEKLKITREEGGTIVQGERSKFTLSTENPEEFPAVHSFTESKYHELSARTLKELIRRTLFAADSESGRYALGGILLEMESELVTAVATDGRRLSKMSGPAVAIEGHGGASDVMTIVPARAMQLIERALTNLEATVQIAARSNDVLVKIGAATIYARLVEGRFPKWRDVLPEKRDAKAIELTVGPAFAALRQAAIVASDESRGIDFTFGGGSAVLSSTTAEVGQSHIEFPIAYDGDAVEITMDHRYVADFYKVLDGERQFTLNLQDADSAALFSTDDNYDYVVMPLARDR
- a CDS encoding DUF721 domain-containing protein — its product is MKSPRRRDDRSAARGPQGMGDLVAGLMARSGYGQVQSADALQEAWIQAAGEEFAAHSRAGNVNRGKLEVWVENSAISQAISFQKREILKQLQNIVPDRRIEEIRIKVGRIH